The genomic window CAGGGCCCCAAGGGCATGCAGGCTGCGAACATCCGCGCACTCTGAGTTTCTCTCGAAGGCCGGCACGCTCATGGCGTGCCGGCCTTCGTGCGTTCCACCGCCCTTATCACATTCCGCAAGCCGCATGGACCAGCGCGTAGTGTGAAGCCCAGCAGGTGGCACACGCCGTCAGCCCACGCCAGGTCCCCCGAGGCCTCCGAGGAAGCAGGTGCTCTCATCTCCGCAACGGCCACCGCCACAAAGACCTCCACCGCCTCAACCATGGGGCCCATCCGACAGACCTACGCAGGGACCAAGGAGTTCCCGCCCATCACGCGGGCGTACACCGATGTGTCGCAGGCCGTGAAGGAAAAGGGTCTGTTGCAGCGTGCGCGCGGGTTCTATGCGCTCGTCGGCCTCGCGATCCTCGCCGGCTTCGCCGGCTGCATCGTCGCCTTCTTCTCGCTGGGGGACAGCTGGTGGCAGCTGGCCGTCGCCGCGGCATCCGGCATCCTGTTCACTCAGGTCGCGTTCCTCGCCCACGAGGCGGCGCACCGCCAGATCTTCGCGTCGGGACCCGCCAACGACCGCCTGGCCCGCTTCATCGGCCCGGCCATCGTCGGAATGAGCGTGTCGTGGTGGTCGACGAAGCACACCCGCCACCACGCCAACCCCAACCGCGTGGGCAAGGACCCCGACATCGAGATCGACACGATCTCGTTCCTCGACGAGGATGCCGCGTCGGCACGGGGCGTGCGACGCATGATCACCAAGCGTCAGGGCTGGTTGTTCTTCCCGCTGCTGACCCTCGAAGGCCTGAACCTCTACGCGC from Microbacterium sp. zg-Y625 includes these protein-coding regions:
- a CDS encoding fatty acid desaturase family protein, with the translated sequence MGPIRQTYAGTKEFPPITRAYTDVSQAVKEKGLLQRARGFYALVGLAILAGFAGCIVAFFSLGDSWWQLAVAAASGILFTQVAFLAHEAAHRQIFASGPANDRLARFIGPAIVGMSVSWWSTKHTRHHANPNRVGKDPDIEIDTISFLDEDAASARGVRRMITKRQGWLFFPLLTLEGLNLYALAFRHLLFNREPIKGRFREIALLLVRHAVVWTPIFVFLPLGMAIAFFFVQVAVFGVYMGASFAPNHKGMPVIAKDAKLDFFSKQVRTSRNIRGGWWATWLMGGLNYQIEHHLFPNMPRPHLAKARPIVMKACEELNVPYTETSLIQSYAIVIDYLNRVGLAARDPFDCPMATTARRGLGPAA